DNA sequence from the Gemmatimonadota bacterium genome:
GTAATTCGATCATGAGAGATAACCTCGTGTTTATCAGATCTCACAGTCTCTTTTCAAAAAAAATCACATCAAACCCGGATATCTGCTGTCGTTCTATTTCACAATATCCGTTCTTTTCATATAGTTTGCGCGCCGCAATCTGCTGCACTGTTGTATCCAGGCAGAGTATTTTATAACCCAAATCAATTGCTCTCATCTCAAGTCTATTCAGAATCGTCTGGCCAAATCCTCGTCTTTGAAAATTGGGATGAACGAGCATTCTTTTAATTTCT
Encoded proteins:
- a CDS encoding GNAT family N-acetyltransferase; this translates as MLKIRRYQASDHNEVWNLHNLALDQVGANAGSGAQDNDLHTIEETYLSDKGEFLTGFCKEKLVAIGALQRISDDKAEIKRMLVHPNFQRRGFGQTILNRLEMRAIDLGYKILCLDTTVQQIAARKLYEKNGYCEIERQQISGFDVIFFEKRL